The segment ACTCAATAATATCCCAGACAGCCAAATGTGAAAACGCGCGGCTTTTGAATAACGAATAACCAATAACCCCGTCGATTAAAATAATTATAAAAACAGCTAGGTAAATATTTCTTTTAATTATTCTTTTCATATCCGCTTAATTTACACCTAAGAATATGGTGAATAAAAATCAGATTCCCCAATAAGTATCTCTTCCACAACCTTTTCGGCTGCTGCCACAATCTGTGCAGCCATTCAAGCCCAAATTTAATCATCCAGTTCGGCGCTCTTTTTCGTTGGCCGGACAACCAATCAAACACGGCGCCTACAGCCCAATATAAATTAACATTTAACGCACCTATATTATTAGCTATCCATTTTTCTTGTTTCGGAACCCCCATCCCAACCATTAATATATTTGGCTTTAAACTGTTAATTTCTTGAATGATTTTCTGCTCTTCGGATTTAGCAAAAAAACCCTCCCGGCTGCCTACAATTCTTAATCCTTTGGCCTTCAATGCTTCTGCTGTCTTTTTAACGGTTCCCTCCCGGCCTCCCAATAAATAAATGGTTATCTTTCGATCTTTCAGTTCGGAAACTAACCTATCAAAAAAATCCAATATGTTTACCCTTTCCGGCAAAGGGTTACCTAAAAATCTCGCGGCCCAGACCACGCCCTGGCCTCCGGTGTAAACCAAGTCTGCTTTTTGCAGAATTTTTTTATATTCATTATCGATTAAGGCGGTATTTACACAGTGCGCGTTAAGATAGGTTATAAATTTAGCCTTATCCGTAAGGGCGTATTCCAGAATTTTCCCTATGATATCATCGGCAGCCAGCGCCCCAACCTCTATGCCTAAAAAATTAATAGTTTTATGCATCTAAAAATAGAAATAAATTACTGATTATGAAAAAAATCCCGGTAAGCCTGGCTTTCGGATAAAAGCTGGTCATGGACGCCTGCTTCTATTTTTCCATCCCCTCTTAAAAAATATATCCTATCCGCGTCTTTTATCGAAAACAGCCGGTGAGAAATAACTAGGGTACTTAAACCCTGCCTCTTTTGCCTCAAAGCCTTGAATAGCCGCTCTTCGGTAAAAGAATCCACGGAAGAAGTGGCTTCATCAAGAATAAGCAAATGGGGATTTTTTAATATCGCCCGGGCGATAGAAATCCGCTGTTTAAGCCCTTGTGAGAGGCGGCAGGCATCCTCGCCGATCAAAGTATGATAACCCTGAGGCAATTGACTGATAAAATCGTGAACACAGGCAATTTTGGCCGCCTCGATTATCAATTCTTCTTTAATATTTTTAAAACCATACCTTATATTTTCTTTTATGGAAACATCAAATAAAAACGGCTGTTGAGTAGCGACAGCTATTCTTTCTCTTAAGGATTTTAATTCTATTTCTCTCAAGTCCAAACCATCCAAGCATATCCGGCCCGCGTCAGGATCGTATAACCGCAGGATCAGATTAATCAGCGTGGTTTTGCCGCATCCCGAAGGTCCGACTATCCCGGTCCATGAACAAGCAGGGATCTTAAAATTAAGCTCATTGATAACGGGTTTTCCATTATACCCAAAACGCACATCTTTAAACAGAATTTCTCCTTTTATGGCGGGTAATGTTTTTGCTTCTGGCGCGCTTTTTATCAAAGGCCGGGTATTCATAATCTCAAAGAAGTTATTCAGGGAGACCGCTTCCTGCGTAAGAAAAGCGAAATTGTTGCTCAGAGACCCCAGTAACCCTCCTAACTGAGTAAGATACAGCATAACCGCGGTATAGCTGCCCAGCGTCATTCTTCCTTTAATTATCAACCACCCGCCATAAAGAGTGATTGCCCCGTAGATCGCCTTGGTTAAAAAAGACGAACTCAAAGAATTGATTGTGGTCCAGCGAAAACTTTTTATCCTCCAGCGGATATTCTCAATCCAAGAT is part of the Candidatus Omnitrophota bacterium genome and harbors:
- a CDS encoding WecB/TagA/CpsF family glycosyltransferase; this translates as MHKTINFLGIEVGALAADDIIGKILEYALTDKAKFITYLNAHCVNTALIDNEYKKILQKADLVYTGGQGVVWAARFLGNPLPERVNILDFFDRLVSELKDRKITIYLLGGREGTVKKTAEALKAKGLRIVGSREGFFAKSEEQKIIQEINSLKPNILMVGMGVPKQEKWIANNIGALNVNLYWAVGAVFDWLSGQRKRAPNWMIKFGLEWLHRLWQQPKRLWKRYLLGNLIFIHHILRCKLSGYEKNN
- a CDS encoding ABC transporter ATP-binding protein codes for the protein MEFLNRFKLFRNNQLLAKFIFFYRKRILVLFLLGLFSSSLALITPYLSKLFIDKAFIARNFDKFLNLSIVGAAIFIFTISVKAAEDIIKNKIAIKLKLDLAGRFIRKFYSLDLSFFQSQSVGENVYRLSDVENVANFILEQFPRLLVDIFKLFIILGISFWINARMTVFLLILSPLFILHSVYLQKKLRPIYQELWKYSALVSKKVYEAFSRVLIIKAFGLESYQRRSYLRSWIENIRWRIKSFRWTTINSLSSSFLTKAIYGAITLYGGWLIIKGRMTLGSYTAVMLYLTQLGGLLGSLSNNFAFLTQEAVSLNNFFEIMNTRPLIKSAPEAKTLPAIKGEILFKDVRFGYNGKPVINELNFKIPACSWTGIVGPSGCGKTTLINLILRLYDPDAGRICLDGLDLREIELKSLRERIAVATQQPFLFDVSIKENIRYGFKNIKEELIIEAAKIACVHDFISQLPQGYHTLIGEDACRLSQGLKQRISIARAILKNPHLLILDEATSSVDSFTEERLFKALRQKRQGLSTLVISHRLFSIKDADRIYFLRGDGKIEAGVHDQLLSESQAYRDFFHNQ